Genomic DNA from Tautonia rosea:
TCGGGTGCTAAGCATCTCGGCCGCAACAGGTTTGACATCGTCGATCGGTAAGGCAAAGCCGATCCCCTGAGCACCGGCTCGGGTGGCGACGTTGATGCCGATCAACTCACCATCAATATTGATGAGCGGGCCTCCCGAATTCCCGGGATTGATGCCGGCGTCGGTCTGGATCAAGTTCCGATAAATCTGATCATCGGCGAGCGTGACGTTTCGGCCGAGAGCGCTGATGATGCCGGTTGAAGTTGTATTTTCGTATCCGAAGGCGTTGCCGATGGTAATGACAGTTTCACCGATCATCAGATCGGATGAGGTCCCGATGGTAATGGCCGGTAACGACCGCCCTGCATCTACTTTCAGCAAGGCCAGGTCCATCGACCGGTCCTCCTGGAGGACTCGGGCCGGATAAGAGGAGCCATCGGAGAGATAGACGCGGATATCCTGCACCTTATCCACGACGTGCTGATTCGTCAGGATAAAGCCGCGTTCATCCAGGATGACCCCGGTTCCCATGCCGCTGACTAGGGGGCGACGGTTTTCCTCGGGAGAAAAGGGCCATCGACTGTTCGAGGCAGCTCGCTTCTCGCTGGTAATGTTGACGACGGCGGGGAGCGACCGTTCAATCGCTTCGACCAGAGGCGTGCGTCGGGAGGTCGAGTCCGCGAACGCGGTCGATGCGTCCCAAGCCAACGCTCCGACCGTCGTCAACAACAGCCAGAACATCCAACGCCGCTTCATCCAGGGCAAGAGCACGTTGGTGGTCCTCTCTGGGGGTCCGATGTTCGC
This window encodes:
- a CDS encoding trypsin-like peptidase domain-containing protein, with protein sequence MLLPWMKRRWMFWLLLTTVGALAWDASTAFADSTSRRTPLVEAIERSLPAVVNITSEKRAASNSRWPFSPEENRRPLVSGMGTGVILDERGFILTNQHVVDKVQDIRVYLSDGSSYPARVLQEDRSMDLALLKVDAGRSLPAITIGTSSDLMIGETVITIGNAFGYENTTSTGIISALGRNVTLADDQIYRNLIQTDAGINPGNSGGPLINIDGELIGINVATRAGAQGIGFALPIDDVKPVAAEMLSTRKLSGSWHGLITAERMINGVRRVVVSTIEGGSPAEDAGLKPGDQLVQVDKLAVTNPIDLERALLDVSQDTPTALIVERGGRRQELAMKLRPISRSNRPAAPAPSAEEQLWRLLGLKTQHVSEEYVAIASTKLRGGLYVREILPGGLADRAAIRPGDILVGMHVGDRHLETIRPDNILYILRQAESVGSQTVPYYIVRQSILHQGTLSLTEVYQAQAEGSTLR